In one window of Camelina sativa cultivar DH55 chromosome 15, Cs, whole genome shotgun sequence DNA:
- the LOC104745260 gene encoding putative F-box protein At3g10790 — MIRLGSKKKRCNTSPPLTRSQTCPLERIPLEMKEEILMKLKAKCISKFISISKSWSSIVRSKRFTNLYLNRSMAQPHILFSLTDRRDNEMQLFYSCSQEDPSSDHQTVSCPPLNHDKRFEFSPPVRGLLCCLNDNDRVMIGNPTTCQFITLPRVQTERKLNDIYNVNICHFFGYDPVNGEFKVLCMTVLRNKRSIGVVSQDHQVFTLGATRKEWRKIECMYPHNIHPRDKGVCSNGVVYYLAWIAKVRSLMCFDVRSEKFSVIKLPNNGNVQYLSEYGKKIAVTDLIFGGTFDLWVLEDASIPHWSPVSIVIPYEFGFLKLRGRLGTGELVFAPFFVTNPFFILCYDLKESKVRKIQIEGIGTHFKPIHVYLDHVKSPMFLEL; from the coding sequence ATGATCCGGCTTGGGTCGAAAAAGAAGAGGTGTAACACTTCACCACCTTTGACAAGGTCTCAAACCTGCCCGTTGGAGAGGATTCCTCTAGAAATGAAAGAGGAGATTCTCATGAAATTGAAGGCCAAATGCATCTCGAAGTTCATCAGCATTTCTAAATCCTGGTCATCGATAGTCCGCAGCAAACGTTTCACCAACTTGTACCTGAATCGATCTATGGCTCAACCACATATCCTTTTCTCATTGACCGACCGTAGAGACAATGAGATGCAGCTCTTTTACTCTTGCTCTCAGGAGGATCCATCTTCTGATCATCAAACGGTCAGTTGTCCCCCTCTGAATCACGATAAGAGGTTTGAATTTTCTCCACCTGTCCGTGGCTTGCTGTGCTGTCTGAATGATAATGATAGAGTGATGATTGGGAATCCTACTACTTGTCAATTTATTACTTTGCCGAGAGTCCAAACTGAGAGGAAACTGAATGACATTTATAATGTCAACATATGCCACTTCTTTGGATATGATCCTGTTAATGGTGAATTCAAAGTGTTGTGCATGACGGTGTTACGTAATAAACGATCAATCGGTGTTGTGTCACAGGACCATCAAGTTTTCACTCTAGGAGCTACGAGAAAGGAATGGAGAAAAATTGAATGTATGTATCCCCATAATATTCATCCTAGAGATAAAGGTGTATGTAGCAATGGGGTTGTGTATTATCTAGCTTGGATAGCCAAAGTTCGTTCTCTGATGTGCTTTGATGTTCGTTCTGAAAAGTTTAGTGTCATTAAGTTACCCAATAACGGGAATGTCCAATATCTGTCGGAATACGGCAAAAAGATAGCTGTGACGGATCTGATATTCGGCGGCACATTTGACTTGTGGGTTCTTGAAGATGCCAGCATACCACATTGGTCACCTGTTTCAATCGTGATTCCATAtgagtttggatttttaaaattaagggGTAGACTTGGCACCGGCGAGCTTGTATTTGCACCGTTCTTTGTCACAAACCCGTTCTTTATACTATGTTACGATCTCAAGGAAAGCAAAGTTAGAAAAATCCAGATCGAAGGAATTGGGACTCACTTTAAGCCTATACATGTCTATCTGGATCATGTTAAGAGTCCTATGTTTCTGGAACTGTAA
- the LOC104745261 gene encoding putative F-box protein At3g10790: MIRLGSKEMRSNTSPPLTRSQTYPLERIPLEMKEEILMKLKGKYISKFISVSKSWSSIVRSKRFTKLYLNRSLAQPRILLIDRGDREKQLFHSFSQEDPSSDHHTVSCNRYDFSPPVCGLICGLNDHNLVMIGNPSTSQFITLPRVISVRKDISCFLGYDPVNGEYKVLCMMIPRGYHHLRRTSSRAVAYSQEHQVFTIGATSKRWRNIECKHIHYTRRRSQGICSNGVVYYLAWINVVRSLICFDVRSEKFSVVKLPGVVQLLSNYGETIAVTNSLTDATLDLWVLEDASRQEWSKVSVVIPSWNDSFRWSQAAFRFRGTLGTGELVFAPIFVTDPYFLLCYNPKESKVRKINIEGIGSQFTSRHVYLNHVESPMFLEPVHH; encoded by the coding sequence ATGATCCGGCTTGGTTCGAAAGAGATGAGGTCTAACACTTCACCACCTTTGACAAGGTCCCAAACCTACCCGTTGGAGAGGATTCCTCTAGAAATGAAAGAGGAGATTCTCATGAAATTGAAGGGCAAATACATCTCCAAGTTCATCAGCGTTTCAAAATCATGGTCATCAATAGTCCGTAGCAAACGTTTCACCAAGTTGTACCTGAATCGATCTTTGGCTCAGCCACGTATCCTTCTCATTGACCGTGGAGACAGGGAGAAGCAGCTCTTCCACTCTTTCTCTCAGGAGGATCCATCTTCTGATCATCATACGGTCAGTTGTAACCGGTATGACTTTTCTCCACCTGTTTGTGGCTTGATTTGCGGTCTAAATGATCATAATCTAGTGATGATTGGGAATCCTAGTACTTCTCAGTTCATAACTTTACCGAGAGTCATATCGGTGAGAAAAGACATAAGCTGCTTCTTAGGATATGATCCTGTTAATGGTGAATACAAAGTGCTGTGCATGATGATACCACGTGGATATCATCATCTACGTAGAACATCATCAAGAGCTGTTGCGTACTCGCAGGAGCATCAAGTTTTCACTATAGGAGCAACAAGTAAGAGATGGAGAAACATCGAATGTAAGCATATCCATTATACTCGTCGTAGATCTCAAGGGATATGCAGCAATGGGGTTGTGTATTACCTAGCTTGGATCAACGTTGTTCGCTCTCTGATATGCTTTGATGTGAGGTCTGAAAAGTTTAGTGTCGTTAAGTTGCCCGGGGTCGTCCAACTTCTATCCAACTACGGCGAAACAATAGCTGTAACGAATTCGTTAACCGACGCTACACTTGACTTGTGGGTTCTTGAAGATGCCAGCAGACAAGAATGGTCAAAAGTGTCAGTCGTGATTCCTTCTTGGAATGATTCATTTAGGTGGTCTCAAGCAGCATTCAGGTTCAGGGGTACACTTGGCACCGGAGAGCTTGTATTTGCACCCATCTTTGTCACAGACCCATACTTTCTACTATGTTACAATCCCAAGGAAAGCAAAGTTAGAAAAATCAACATTGAAGGAATTGGGAGTCAATTTACTTCTAGACATGTCTATTTAAATCATGTTGAGAGTCCTATGTTTCTGGAACCTGTTCATCACTAG
- the LOC104745262 gene encoding F-box/kelch-repeat protein At3g04660-like, with translation MIRLGSKEKRCYSSPPLTRSQTYPLERIPLEMKEEILMKLKGKCISKFISISKSWSSIVRSKRFTNLYLNRSMAQPRILFSLTDLGDNEMQLFYSCSQEDPSFDHQTEHQVFTLGARRKKWRKIECKHPHYTPRRSQGICSNGVVYYLAFIQLVLSLICFDVRSEKFSVIELPRDENDQYLSHYSEKIAVANLLVTGTIDLWILEDANKPHWSQVSILIPSWTDSYGQFEFFKLRGRLGTGELVFAPVFVTNPFFLLCYDLKESKAKKIKIEGIRTHLTRINVYLDHVESPMFLKL, from the exons ATGATCCGGCTTGGGTCGAAAGAGAAGAGGTGTTACAGTTCACCACCTTTGACAAGGTCCCAAACCTACCCGTTGGAGAGGATTCCTCTAGAAATGAAAGAGGAGATTCTCATGAAATTGAAGGGCAAATGCATCTCGAAGTTCATCAGCATTTCTAAATCCTGGTCATCGATAGTCCGTAGCAAACGTTTCACCAACTTGTACCTGAATCGATCTATGGCTCAGCCACGTATCCTTTTCTCATTGACCGACCTTGGAGACAATGAGATGCAGCTCTTCTACTCTTGCTCTCAGGAGGATCCATCTTTTGATCATCAAACG GAGCATCAAGTTTTCACTCTAGGAGCTAGGAGAAAGAAATGGAGAAAGATCGAATGTAAGCATCCCCATTATACTCCTCGTAGAAGTCAAGGGATATGCAGCAATGGGGTTGTATATTATCTAGCTTTTATCCAACTTGTTCTGTCTCTGATATGCTTTGATGTGAGGTCTGAAAAGTTTAGTGTCATTGAGTTACCCAGGGACGAGAATGACCAATATCTGTCGCACTATAGCGAAAAGATAGCTGTGGCGAATCTGTTAGTCACTGGTACAATTGACTTGTGGATTCTTGAAGATGCCAACAAACCACATTGGTCACAAGTTTCAATCTTGATCCCTTCTTGGACAGATTCATATGGTCAGTTTGAATTTTTCAAGTTAAGGGGTAGACTTGGCACCGGCGAGCTTGTATTTGCACCGGTCTTTGTCACAAACCCGTTCTTTTTACTATGTTACGATCTCAAGGAAAGCAAAGCTAAAAAAATCAAGATCGAAGGAATTAGGACTCACTTAACGCGTATAAATGTCTATCTGGATCATGTTGAGAGTCCTATGTTTCTCAAACTGTAA